Sequence from the Phragmites australis chromosome 6, lpPhrAust1.1, whole genome shotgun sequence genome:
TGGCTGCACTGGGGTAACTTGCATTGGATCAAACGGGGTCCTTGTAAGTGGTGGGAAAATAGCTTCTGCTGATGAATCATCAATCAAAAGAGGGATAACCAGTAGAGATTTGTAGAGTGAACCAGCTGAAATTGAGTAATGTTTGTCTGAAATATTTGTCCTCCACACGAGAAGGAACCATacaaccaattttttttttctcgccATGTTTGAAGGTGTAAAGAAGGTTtctagaaagaagaaaaaaaaagatgtgagTAAGTTCAGTGGCTGCCTAACTGAAGTCTTTAGCATTTGTCGGTTAGCATGATTTGGTCAATTGCATGAAAGATTTGATTGCCCGACATGTTATGTTGCTTTTCGGCACCCAAAAGCAGCTCAACCTGGCACTTTGGTAATTCTTAAAAGAATAAGATGCATATCAGGTTATTCACAGCTTGAAAGGGCATGGAATGAGAGAAGATCTATGAGGATGTTCCACGTCGAAGCATAATATCAACAGACATCTTCACATGAAAAGGAACATTATTCATATCGCCCACcaattgcatgttcatgcaaaATATTTGGGAAATAATTGTGTAGTGTCTTATGTTAGTGTTTCTTTTAATAAGCTTACTTGTTGTACTAGCAACAATATTGAAGGAAAGAATATATGTGCAAAAAGGTTTACCTTTTTGGATCAGATAAGAATAGGGACCATTCTGTTGTCATGTGCAACCTAAAACAGTCCTGATTTGGAAGCATATCCGGGCAGCATATCCAAATCCTGTTTCCTAATGTCTGCTATCTctctatatatgcatatacttGGTAAGGTACAACACAAGGCAAGAAGAAGATTGGGAaagaagaaattttttaatatagtGCAATTAACAACAGAATAAGGGTGATAAGTCAAACACAGTGGGCTAATCAGGGTGAGAATCACAGTGCAATTCTCCTCTGGAATGGAGGCTGATGACACTAGCAGGATCTGTCAACAGTGCTACTGCCATCCTTGCCAAAGGAGAATTGCCCTGCCATTCAGAATTAACCCTGCTTTGATCTCACACTGTGTTTCAAGAGATAGCTACTATTTCTTGGCATGTAGAAGAATGCATGAGGTAGTTGTACATAGatcttccaaaagcttctgTTTTTCTGAGTGCACTCAGTTGCAGTTCCTATCATGTCAGTACTTTCTGACAGACGTGATTTTTGTCGGGCACACTCtgttcttgaattcttgataAACACAGAATAACACTCTGCGCTCTTCAAAACTCATTGGCCATACAACAAAACTAAGATACTGATTTTCTTCAAACACTTTATATTGCAGGGCTTTACATTTGAGAAGGTGCCCGATGCCAGAGTTGGAAAACATGTAGCGCTGAGGTGTGCTCCGCCAAATTCAACGAATATCAGAAACTTCCATCACGGTATATTGGTATTCAAGTCTTTCATATATTTGAACAGTGGAGttgttcattttatttttaacgTTGCTGAAAATGGAGGAGATTAGTAATTTGGCAGCCTGAGGTATACATTCAGGAAAGGAGGCATGGTCCTACCCCTAGGCTGGCTTTGCTATCTTCAAGAGCTTataccttgcatatcttcagcTTGTCACTTATAAAGTTATTATCAGTTAAGAAAAATAACGCTAGTTGTGACAGTTTTGCGGAAATGTGTTACGATCCACGGTCACAGATGCAATTCACGATCACACAGGTTCACTTTACTGGATTCGAATGGAAGGTTTAGAGTGGCACAAAGTCCGGTTTgggaaggaagaaaggaagaagagaggaaaagtTCGGATGCGTGTTTGTTCTTCAGACAGCCAGCGCCAGCTCAGGTCTCCTGATATAGCTGGTTCCCGCCTGCCCGCACGGTCTCATTGGGCCCACTGCGAACTCGATTGGGCTGGCGACGTCGCTTCTCCCTCTTCTGGGCCTCGATCTCATCTCTTGTTTGGCCTGCCTCACTATCGTTCAGCCTTGGCGCCACAGAAACACAACCTTCCTGTGATTTGTGATAAGCTAAAGTTCTGTTTAGTATTACCTATTGCCTGACATGCATGTAATAGCTTCCCTCGCCTAATTAAGTGTTGCCCCCAAccctccaaaaaaaaattttaaaaaataaacaggaACCGACTCGTGACCCTGACTCGATAGCCCCGCGGAGTGATTTTTACACCTGAACTCAACCCCACTATGTCTGAAACCCATGGGGCCTCCGATCTGGCCCACTGCCATACTTGCCACGCCCAGCActtcatgaaaaataaaatcttcATGTGCAATATAATCAGCAGTAGTTTGCATAAATGACACAGAACATGCATGCTAACAAGTGCTGAGTACTGCATGTGAAAAATGTGATGTGCAAATTCCagaaaataaaattgcaaatGAAAGAGTGTgctgaaattaaaaaaaatacttagtTGCTGCTGAATGACTAGCTGAACACAAGAAACATAGTGAAGAGGAACAACTTGCTTGTACATTTGCATGATAgtcatcattttttttactttggtTGCAATAGTGCAGCACACCATGGCCAAGTAAGCATATACAACATGGTAAAGAAGCATATACCTTGTTGGTAACCTTCATCTAtcacaaatataattaattagaCAATCTGATCACTCATTACAAATCAAAACAACTGTTGAACGCCTCCCCAGAATCGAAACCCCCGGCAATAACCTCTCGCTGGCAACGTCGGCCGTAAACTTTCCAAATTTTAGTCGACTGTAATCTAGGAAAGATGTAATTTTATATATTACTCGTCATAAACTGGGCTGCTTGGTTGAATGCCAAACTTAGCTGTAGTTGTCTTAGGCATGTTCAGGAAGTGTTTAGTTCTAGCCACAGTTTAGGCATGCTAATCAATAAAGCTCACGTTTACCTCTAAAACGAAAAGATAAAAAACGCAAACTATCCTATGCCTCCTGCCCAGGACCTCCTATAGGTAATTGGCCCACGGCCGGTCTCCTCCTTCTTCCCCACCCCGCTGTAGCATCTTCCTCCACCATTggtcctcctcccttcttcccggtgcagctgctgctgttcctcttcttcctcgcaccaaccttcttctcttctccttcttcttctctagcATCATGCCACCACCCCATCATTCTTCTCCATCTCTGGTGGCTCCCTGCCACCGGATTTGTGCCCACCATCCTCTCCCTCACTAACCAGTTTTGCCAAGGCCACCACCGACCAACTTTCTTCCCCAGGTCTCCCTCTAGAGCCAAAGCTTATGAACCACCAAACCCATAGCCTGAAACCCTAACCTGAACCCTATTCTTGCCGAAGACGACAAGCTCACCGGCGCCCCCAACCCTAACCGTAATCGTGAGGTGGAGGAAGCAGCGCCCCACTCAGGAAGATGGGGAGGAGGAAGCATGCGCGGCCATTCGATTCCACCTCGCCACGAATCTCAAAGCTATAGGATTTCCCTCCTGCCCCTCCCTCCCTACGAAAGAATCAAATGCACGCTGCTAAACTTGCATGCTTTCTTCAGGAACAGCTTTGACGAGCATCAAATGGGAAGATCCATGAGAACCTTCTATGACAAAGCATAATATCTGGAGCCATCGCATGCACGAAAAATAATTATGTTTCAAGAATTATTCGTGCCAAACTAGCTTTCATCTTTCCCTTTTATGTTCTCTCTTTTTCGAGAGGAAAAAAGTTGATTCTTCCTATACCAAATCAACTGCTACGAGCTTAAAGCATTGACCCATTCACTCAAAAAGCTTAAGCATATGAAGGTGCATTTCTGATCTCGCTTTCTGATCTTTGCAGCATATGAACATGCATCTTTTGGTAACCTATGACGAAACATCAGATTTCCAATACTATAAATAAATCTCGTTAATCAGCAGTTCCCGAGCTCTTATAGTTATATTGTAGACCAGTATTAAGAACTGCAAGATGGGCAAGGAGATTACCATGGACAATTAATAATTATTACTCCCTCTGTTCTATTATGTTTGTAATTTTAGCATTGGGCACAAGTATTAATAAAAGGTCTATCTCTCTACTGAAGTTATGTCTTTTCCTACCTCATTAAATTAGTTTGTATTTGTCTTCTCATCCAATGGACAAAGGAGTAAAGTCTAGTAAAGTGTACCGTACATTAAATAAGATAGAGACATGTAGGCATGTCTCTTCTTAAAATCCTgtaactgcaaaaaaaaaaaaaaaaaaaaaaaaaaagaacactttCGAAGAGATAACActgcaaacaaaaaagaacagaGGGAGTACGTAAATGTCACATTTGCTGTAGGTACTGGATTTAGTAAATTTGTACAAAATGTTATCTTGCCTTAGATATATCATCGGAAGACACGCCCAATTTTACGTTATAGACTCCAGAGATAAAATGGGGAAAAAATAAGGAAGACAACATAACAGCTGGAATTTCCTTCAGTTCAACATTGCAAGAAATGATTTTGGGCATCCTATCCATCATCTCATCAAAATATTTGGCTTCCCACTCCAGATGtagaatgaatatttttcttTGGGAAATACTTCAGGTAATCATAAGAAATAACTAGGGTTTCTACAAACAGCTATAACCTGTTTCTGAAAATGCCTACGTCTAAAGGATGACAATGTTCATGAACTTCCTCTTTGCAAAAGCCAACCACCATTTGTTAGGAAAACCATTAGCTCTGTATGCACAGTTGAGCAGTCTTCCACTTGTCTCCTCCCTTATCTGCTTCAAATAATTCCTCAGCAGTTCTGCATTCGCACAGAGAAATGCCAAATTGTCAATTTACCATCTCAATCCATGGGAGGAACATTTACTAACCTAACTAGTCTACAATGTAACGAAAATCCTACTTAGGTGAAATAATGGGTAACAACTTGTTACTTCTATATTGAGAAGACTTGTTTAATTCAATAAAagcatatgcatatgcaattgAAGTAGATGATACTGTATACCTGCTTCCTCCTGGGATTGGGGGAGAGTGAAAAGTCCAGGGAAAGGAAATCCTGGTTCCCCAGGCACAGGAACTTTCTCCAAGCCCAGATTAATGATTGCCTTAGTCCCAACAGCAAGTGTTCGGCAGCCTTCTAGTCTTTTCAAGGCAATGTTGATGTAAAATGTCAGATAGATCAGTAACTTGTCTGCTGGGCTTTTCACGTGGAAATTTTTGAAGAAAACATTTGCTCGAAAGAAAGTTATGGCTTCATCAACTATGTCCGCTTTATCTGTAACAGAACCAACATAAAAAGGAAGTTCAGCATGTTCTTGTAGTGGTGGAAGCACACGTACATCATCAAGTGTGTTCAGTGTTGACAGAGTACCTGGGTCGGAGGCTGGGGCTGGGCCCTTTATATGAGTTTTTAGTGGAAGCAAAGGACACCCACAAGCTTTGGTGatcccatcatcatcaacaaaacTAGAGTGATAAACCTGCCCACAAGGATTGAATTCATGCAGTGATTATTATTCTTTCTTAAAACCATACGGTATTTAGATATCACCAGTTAATCAGAACCACAACAGACCTAACATAATAAGTACGGAAAAACCATGAGAAAAGGTGATAAGCCCATTTGGATGCCACCACCCATCTAAAGCAATTAAACCCATGAAAGGTTTCATTACTCAATTTCTGTAAGCAGAGCCAGCCATACATTAGCAAGGAAGCGGTCTGGAAATTTATTCATCTATTTCCGTTATATTTGCGTCCATTTCTTCTTTACTCATAGCTAAATTTTGTACAAATTAACGGTTTacaattagtatattttaaatgGCTAATAGTAAGTCTTGCTCATGAATTTAACGCTGGCCACAGATTGGCGCAAGATTGATTCTTAATCCACGGGAAAACACATCAGACAAGGAATCTTTAAGCGAAAACATTCCAATCTTATAGACCGAATCCTAAACCCAAAACTCAAACCTCGTCGCGCCACGTCATCCTTTTGGCTAGAACCATCTGATGGGAGAAAGCACTGACAGAGCTGGCGACGGCAGAGGGAAAAATCTGGAGAGCTCGCTCTCTCTCGATCCCCAGCCACAAATGCCACGTCTGCCTCCCATCGCTGCACACTAGCCCTCGCCACCgacttctcctcctcctcgcgcgaAGACTGTCGGCCCCACTGGCTTCTCCCTTTCACGTAGCCCGCCAGAGGATTTGGAGAGCAGGAGCGTGCCCGGTCGTCGTCGCcacccccctcctcctccgcttccGCGCTTCGCGACGGCGAGATCCCTCACCACCCCACCCTGGATTCCATTGAGAAGATCGTTGAGGACTTCACCATGGACCTCGCCATCAACCCCTTCTCCTCCAGCACCCGCCTCCGATGAGTCAGCCTCTCACATCGCGTCCCCCCTCACCCTACCTCGGATTTGCGCTCGGATGTAACATGGGGTGCGTGGCCGATGCTTCACAGGACATAATGCCGTTCGAATCCCCAACAGATTTTAGAGCTATCTCTTCATTTCAATCTCGGTAACGacctatataaggagaggcttGATCGATCTGTAGGAGGGCGCGCAGCGGGGAGATGGGGCGGAGCCCTGGCCGCCGCCTCCGATGATGTCGCCGCTCCTGGACGGGGAGATGGGCGAACGCCAGTGCCGCTGCTATTGATGATCGCCGGCTCACCGTGCCGCCCTGTGATTGGTCTTTGTTCCGCCGCCGACGAGCACTATCACCATGACACGGCCTCTGAGCCTGCGCCGGCGTGAGGTTCCCTACTGCTGTCGCCACCCATGGAGGCACAGATGAGAAGAGGGCCGAAGCCCCGCTGCCGCTCACGATGGTGGGCTTGCACGTCGTCCCGAGGTGCTGCCAACGTCCATGGAGAGACTGGATCCCATGCTCACTGTCGTCGAGGTATGTGCGTCGTGGGTGCATGGCTTCTAGCCGCGCCGGCGTTAAGTTTGTGGTGCCTCTGCCGTGGGTGCATGGCTTCCAGCCGCGCCAGCGTCGAGCTTGTGTTCTTTTCCCGACCGTGCGTACCCTTGCTCACGTGTGCGCGCATCAAGTCGCGTGCATATTTCCGACCGTGCCACTGAGTTGGCCGCCAACGTGTGTCTCCACCGTGGATGAATGGTTTCTAGCCACGCCAGCGTTGAGGTTTTGTTTGCTTCCGGCCGTGCATGCCCCTGCTGCTGTTCGCGTGCATCAAGTCGCATGCGTATCTCCGGCGTGCTGCTGAGTTGGCCACCGTCGTGCTGCTGTGTGAGTGCTATCCCTGGCTATTGCCTGTGTCGCTGTGTTGCTCCGGCCATCGAGCCGTCGAGATGTGCTCCACTCCGGTCGGCCTCATTACCGTGGCTATCGAGATGTGCTCCGGCTGATTTGATCGCTGTTGAGATGTTATAATCTGTGTTGGTTTCTTATGCCGTGATCACTGAGGTACTCCGGCGCAGCGACCTGACGTCATGCCGTCAAGACGTCTATGCCGTTGTGCACGTGTTCCTATATGAGATGTGCGTATTGCTGGTATGCGTTGAGCTCCCACAAGATTGGTCTGTTTCCTGACTTGGTGATGTGCTACTTGCTATTATTACAAGATGTATGCAATGCCAGCTCTTTCGTAAATGATGCTTCTTTCAAAGGCTAACATGGTTATAATTAATGAAGTACATCTGTGCAGATTTGCAAGATGCACACTTTGATTGaaaaaatttgatgaaaaaaatagtatgAATGACCATGAGGATAGTGGTATCGGACGAAATCTGATTGTAAATTTTGTTTACCTTTTCTCATCCAGAGTGAATAATGCATATGTCAAGTGTGCGAGTGTATTTTGGTTCAACTATGGTATGTTTGGGCTGATTGGTCTTTGAATATTAGCTTATAAattattcatatattttttgaagATATTTTCTGTATTAAAATGCCAAAACATCATACATGAGAATTTCATCCATGCTATAAAGCAATAGTAACTCTATCTAGGACTTTGCCTGCTACTTGAATAGTTCGATGGTAAAATTTTAGTGCATGATAATATCAATGGTATGATCTCTGCCTTTGTACAATAGTGGCCTCTTCAGCTGCCTTTCTAAAATGCTTAGTGGAGTCTCTTCCACTAACACATGCTAATCTTCGCTTTGGATACAGTTCGATTACAAACTACTGGAGAGAGATCCACTGCAGCTTGAAGGTTTCTAATTTTAATCATACAAGTGTCAGGTCCTCCTTCTCTGTTTAAAAAATAAGACACACAGCCAATAAGACAACTATTCAAGAAAGGGACCAGCAATTATTCAGAAACTATTACAAACAAACCTCAAGCACTTTCAGTGCAGATAGGACATGTGTTTTCAATGTGAGGTGGTATGCATAACAACATCATTTCATTCCCAGGAATTTCCCTTGCTTATATAGCTATGAAATTGAAATTAGGCTTCCAGAACAAGATGACTTATGGTAAAAGCATTTCAGGTGAGCAAACATACCTTTTTCCTCTACTATTACGTTaaatactttttttaa
This genomic interval carries:
- the LOC133922359 gene encoding actin-related protein 2/3 complex subunit 3, whose amino-acid sequence is MVYHSSFVDDDGITKACGCPLLPLKTHIKGPAPASDPDKADIVDEAITFFRANVFFKNFHVKSPADKLLIYLTFYINIALKRLEGCRTLAVGTKAIINLGLEKVPVPGEPGFPFPGLFTLPQSQEEAELLRNYLKQIREETSGRLLNCAYRANGFPNKWWLAFAKRKFMNIVIL